Proteins encoded in a region of the Chryseobacterium piperi genome:
- a CDS encoding zinc ribbon domain-containing protein, producing MAKTNDISVEEKLRALYDLQIIDSRLDEIRNTRGELPIEVEDLEIEIEGLEKRAEKFHADIKDQDDQIKTKHEVINHAKTLIEKYKSQQDNVRNNKEFEALGKEIEFQDLEIQLAEKRIKEFGAKIAHKNETLSELNSKIDDLKNHLKFKKEELDGLVAETQKEEEYLIEQSKEYAGKIDERLLASYNRIRTNSINGLAVVGLERGAPKGSFFTIPPQKQMEIAQRKKIIIDEHSGKILVDDELVMEENERMKSVIKF from the coding sequence ATGGCAAAAACCAACGATATTTCAGTTGAAGAGAAATTAAGAGCTTTATACGATTTACAAATCATAGATTCAAGATTGGATGAAATCCGAAATACAAGAGGAGAGTTGCCAATTGAGGTTGAAGATCTTGAAATCGAGATAGAAGGGCTTGAAAAAAGAGCTGAAAAATTTCATGCAGATATTAAAGATCAGGATGACCAGATCAAAACAAAGCATGAAGTTATTAACCACGCAAAAACTTTAATTGAAAAATACAAATCTCAACAAGATAATGTAAGAAACAATAAAGAGTTTGAAGCTTTAGGTAAGGAGATTGAATTTCAAGATCTTGAAATTCAACTAGCTGAAAAAAGAATTAAAGAATTTGGTGCTAAAATCGCTCATAAGAATGAAACGTTAAGCGAGCTGAATTCAAAAATTGACGATTTGAAAAACCACTTGAAATTCAAAAAAGAAGAATTAGATGGTTTGGTCGCTGAAACTCAGAAAGAAGAAGAATATCTGATCGAGCAGTCTAAAGAATACGCAGGTAAAATTGACGAAAGATTACTGGCTTCTTATAACAGAATCAGAACCAATTCTATTAATGGCTTAGCTGTTGTAGGATTAGAAAGAGGTGCTCCAAAAGGATCGTTCTTTACGATTCCACCTCAAAAGCAAATGGAAATTGCTCAGAGAAAGAAAATTATTATTGATGAACATTCAGGGAAAATCCTTGTAGATGATGAGTTGGTAATGGAAGAAAATGAAAGAATGAAATCTGTAATTAAGTTTTAA
- a CDS encoding Nif3-like dinuclear metal center hexameric protein, translating to MTISEVISEIEKRIPIQQAEDFDNVGLLCGLPDRIVTGVLVCHDALESVVTEAIEKGLNFIVCFHPIIFSGLKSLTGKNYVERAVIKAIENKIAIYAIHTAFDNDFFGVNAGICNHLGLKDLKILQPKKNNLKQLTVFVPKTHSELLKESLFSAGAGNIGFYDECSFSINGNGTFRPIEGSNPFSGQKNIRENADEDMIFVIFESYKQGQILSAMKSAHPYEEVAYQIYNLDNENQYSGLGMYGEFEEGMDETDFLKLVKERFNLDVIKHSEFNNKKIKRVGVLGGSGASGIKSALSKKCDAYLTGDLKYHDYFLAESKMLICDIGHYESEQWVAQQLFEILSQKFSTFAISKSNEKTNPVNYFL from the coding sequence ATGACAATAAGTGAAGTAATTTCAGAAATAGAAAAACGTATTCCAATACAGCAGGCGGAGGATTTTGATAACGTCGGCTTGTTATGCGGATTGCCGGATCGGATCGTTACTGGAGTTTTGGTTTGTCATGATGCTTTGGAAAGTGTTGTGACAGAAGCTATTGAAAAAGGACTCAATTTTATTGTATGTTTTCATCCTATTATTTTTTCGGGTTTAAAATCTTTAACTGGAAAAAACTATGTTGAAAGAGCAGTGATTAAGGCTATTGAAAATAAAATTGCTATCTACGCTATCCATACTGCTTTTGATAATGATTTTTTTGGAGTCAACGCAGGGATATGCAATCATTTAGGATTAAAAGATTTGAAAATTCTTCAGCCGAAAAAAAATAATCTGAAACAGCTGACGGTTTTTGTTCCCAAAACACATTCCGAATTATTAAAAGAATCTCTTTTCTCTGCCGGCGCAGGAAATATAGGATTTTATGATGAATGTAGTTTCAGCATTAATGGTAACGGGACTTTTAGACCCATTGAAGGTTCGAATCCTTTCTCGGGGCAAAAGAATATCCGGGAGAATGCAGATGAAGACATGATTTTTGTTATTTTTGAAAGCTATAAACAAGGGCAGATTCTTTCAGCTATGAAATCTGCACATCCTTATGAAGAAGTGGCGTATCAGATTTATAATCTGGATAATGAAAATCAATATTCAGGCTTAGGAATGTATGGAGAGTTTGAAGAAGGGATGGATGAGACAGATTTTTTGAAATTGGTAAAAGAGAGATTTAATCTTGACGTGATCAAGCATTCTGAATTCAATAATAAAAAAATAAAGAGGGTTGGAGTTCTGGGAGGTTCGGGGGCAAGTGGAATAAAATCTGCATTATCTAAAAAATGTGATGCCTACCTTACCGGAGACCTTAAATATCATGATTATTTTTTAGCAGAATCTAAAATGCTGATTTGTGATATAGGACATTATGAATCAGAACAATGGGTTGCGCAACAATTATTTGAAATTTTGTCACAAAAATTTAGTACATTTGCAATCTCAAAATCCAACGAAAAAACAAACCCAGTAAATTATTTCCTTTAG